Proteins encoded by one window of Sulfurimonas hongkongensis:
- a CDS encoding thiamine phosphate synthase, which yields MKKYLITSREFYTDTPAIFRTILYEQFTKHSPDYALYRDKTNPNYNIQAAHFVEICKEFKEIKSFIHRDVKLAKETGASGVHLTSTQSDEIEYAKELGLEVIISTHTIDEVLTAEQKGADMVTYSPIFASPNKGEPKGVEELETLLDICKIKVFALGGIISHEQIELIKNTKAYGFASIRYFY from the coding sequence ATGAAAAAGTATCTTATAACCTCAAGAGAGTTTTACACAGATACGCCTGCTATATTTCGCACAATCCTGTATGAACAGTTTACAAAGCACTCGCCAGACTATGCGCTATATAGAGATAAAACAAATCCAAACTACAATATTCAAGCTGCACATTTTGTTGAGATTTGTAAAGAGTTTAAAGAGATTAAGAGTTTTATCCATAGAGATGTAAAACTTGCAAAAGAGACTGGAGCATCTGGAGTGCATCTAACTTCAACTCAAAGTGACGAGATAGAGTATGCAAAAGAGTTAGGACTTGAAGTTATTATAAGTACACATACAATAGATGAGGTTTTAACAGCAGAGCAAAAAGGTGCTGATATGGTTACATATAGCCCAATCTTTGCATCTCCAAACAAGGGTGAGCCAAAAGGGGTAGAAGAGTTAGAGACGCTTTTGGATATATGTAAGATAAAGGTATTTGCTCTTGGTGGGATAATCAGCCATGAGCAAATAGAGCTGATAAAAAATACAAAAGCGTATGGCTTTGCCTCTATTCGCTACTTTTATTAG
- a CDS encoding ribonucleoside triphosphate reductase, with product MVDTILKRDGTQAEFLSFKIEDAIKKAFKSERVIYDSSIFFNVLDRLKSKRVVAVEDIQDSIEKELYKARYFEVMRSFILYRHMHKMQRDALLDEDTTYINSTQTIEEYINKSDWRIKANSNTGYSNAGLVNNTAGKVIANYWLDKIYSREEGYAHRNGDYHIHDLDCLTGYCAGWSLRVLLDEGFNGVRGRVESDAPKHFREALGQMANFLGILQSEWAGAQAFSSFDTYLAPYVFRDKLPYKEIKKAVRSFIYNLNVPARWGQSPFTNVTIDWTVPEDLKDQTPTSKQSHLFKNLLDSELEAEAKRRGCNALDEMTYKYFQPEMNQINKAYYEVMTEGDKTGQPFTFPIPTVNITEDFDWYGENTDILFENTAKVGSSYFQNFIGSQYKRDENGNLVENEEAYKPGHVRSMCCRLQLDLRELLKRGGGLFGSAEMTGSIGVVTLNMARLGFLYKGNEEALMARVDELMIHAKSTLEKKRVFIQEMYDRGLFPYTKRYLPGFKNHFSTIGVNGINEMIRNFTSDAYDVSDERGIEFATKLLNHMRDKMVEFQEETGNLYNLEATPAEGTTYRFAKEDKKRYGDSILQAGMGENIYYTNSSQIPVDLTDDPFEALTLQDDLQCKYTGGTVLHLYMQERISSTEASRKLVKNVISNFRLPYITVTPLFSVCPKHGYIAGEHEYCPKCDEELLMEQKELEVS from the coding sequence ATGGTAGATACAATTTTAAAAAGAGATGGTACTCAAGCGGAATTTTTATCTTTCAAGATTGAAGATGCTATCAAAAAAGCTTTCAAGAGTGAGAGAGTTATCTATGATAGTTCTATCTTCTTTAATGTTCTAGATAGACTTAAAAGCAAAAGAGTTGTAGCAGTTGAGGATATTCAAGACAGCATAGAAAAAGAGCTATATAAAGCTAGATATTTTGAAGTAATGCGCTCATTTATTCTTTATAGACATATGCACAAGATGCAAAGGGATGCTCTTTTAGATGAGGACACAACTTATATAAACTCAACTCAAACTATAGAAGAGTATATAAACAAGAGTGACTGGCGTATAAAAGCGAATTCTAATACAGGCTACTCTAACGCTGGACTTGTAAACAACACAGCTGGAAAAGTTATAGCAAACTACTGGCTAGATAAAATCTACTCAAGAGAGGAAGGATATGCTCATCGTAATGGTGATTATCATATCCATGATTTAGACTGTTTGACTGGTTATTGTGCTGGTTGGAGCTTGAGAGTCCTTCTTGATGAGGGTTTTAACGGAGTTCGCGGTCGTGTTGAGAGTGATGCACCTAAACACTTTCGTGAAGCTCTTGGTCAAATGGCAAACTTTCTTGGAATACTACAGAGTGAGTGGGCAGGCGCTCAGGCGTTTTCATCGTTTGATACATACTTAGCTCCCTATGTTTTTCGTGACAAACTCCCATACAAAGAGATAAAAAAGGCTGTTAGAAGTTTTATATATAACTTAAATGTTCCAGCTCGTTGGGGTCAGTCACCTTTTACAAATGTAACTATTGACTGGACAGTCCCAGAAGATTTAAAAGATCAAACTCCAACTTCAAAACAGTCACATCTATTTAAAAATCTTTTAGATAGTGAACTTGAAGCTGAGGCAAAAAGAAGAGGTTGTAATGCTCTTGATGAGATGACGTACAAGTACTTTCAACCTGAGATGAACCAGATAAACAAAGCTTACTATGAGGTTATGACAGAGGGAGACAAGACAGGACAACCTTTTACTTTTCCTATTCCAACTGTAAACATCACAGAAGATTTTGACTGGTATGGTGAAAATACAGATATACTCTTTGAAAATACGGCAAAAGTAGGCTCTTCATACTTTCAAAACTTCATAGGCTCTCAGTACAAGAGAGATGAAAATGGGAACTTAGTAGAAAATGAGGAAGCATATAAACCTGGTCATGTAAGAAGTATGTGTTGTAGGTTGCAACTTGATTTAAGAGAACTTCTTAAGCGTGGTGGCGGTCTCTTTGGAAGTGCAGAGATGACTGGAAGCATAGGAGTTGTAACACTCAATATGGCTAGACTTGGCTTTTTATATAAAGGCAATGAAGAAGCTCTGATGGCTAGAGTTGATGAGCTCATGATTCATGCAAAGAGCACGTTAGAGAAAAAGAGGGTATTTATCCAAGAGATGTATGATAGAGGTCTTTTTCCATATACTAAGAGATATCTACCAGGTTTTAAAAACCACTTCTCAACCATAGGGGTAAATGGCATCAATGAGATGATAAGAAACTTCACATCAGATGCTTATGATGTTAGTGATGAGCGAGGCATTGAGTTTGCAACAAAACTACTCAACCATATGAGAGATAAAATGGTAGAGTTTCAAGAAGAGACAGGCAATCTTTATAACCTAGAAGCTACTCCTGCTGAGGGAACTACTTATAGGTTTGCAAAAGAAGATAAAAAGAGATATGGCGACTCAATCCTACAAGCTGGAATGGGTGAGAATATCTACTATACAAACTCATCTCAAATCCCAGTAGATTTGACAGATGATCCATTTGAAGCACTTACACTTCAAGATGATTTGCAATGTAAGTATACAGGCGGAACAGTTCTACATCTATATATGCAAGAGAGAATCAGTTCAACTGAGGCTTCAAGAAAGCTAGTAAAAAATGTAATCTCAAACTTTAGACTGCCTTACATTACAGTCACTCCACTCTTCTCAGTATGTCCAAAACATGGATATATTGCAGGAGAGCACGAGTATTGTCCAAAATGTGATGAGGAGTTGCTGATGGAACAAAAAGAACTTGAGGTTTCGTAA
- the nrdD gene encoding anaerobic ribonucleoside-triphosphate reductase yields the protein MSKNEALALLNEKRQKCIVYTRVMGYHRPVESFNVGKAGEHKQRKQFTEH from the coding sequence ATGAGTAAGAACGAAGCATTAGCGCTGTTAAATGAAAAAAGACAAAAGTGTATAGTATATACAAGAGTTATGGGTTATCATAGACCTGTAGAGAGTTTTAATGTGGGTAAAGCTGGTGAACATAAACAGAGAAAGCAATTCACTGAACACTAG
- a CDS encoding anaerobic ribonucleoside-triphosphate reductase activating protein, with translation MNINRESNSLNTRTVYDITKFTHVDYPDHLACIIWLSGCNMRCDYCYNKDIVFAKEGSHTFVDVLEFLKTRVGLLEAVVLSGGEATMHNLVEFSYAIKELGFKIKLDTNGTNFTQVKKLIELDLLDFVALDYKAPKEKFTQITHSNKYEEFSKTLDFLIESNTAFEARTTLHSDLLSTEDINSIIKDLKRRGYKNNYYIQSFLDTKINIANLKAPTSTFDKSILLDELNIIWR, from the coding sequence GTGAACATAAACAGAGAAAGCAATTCACTGAACACTAGAACTGTATATGATATAACAAAGTTCACTCATGTTGATTATCCAGATCACTTAGCTTGCATCATTTGGCTAAGTGGTTGCAATATGAGATGTGACTATTGCTATAACAAAGATATTGTTTTTGCAAAAGAGGGAAGCCACACATTTGTGGATGTACTAGAGTTTTTAAAAACTAGAGTAGGTCTACTTGAAGCTGTGGTTTTATCTGGCGGAGAAGCAACCATGCATAACTTAGTAGAATTCTCTTATGCCATCAAAGAGCTAGGTTTTAAGATAAAACTAGACACTAATGGCACAAATTTCACACAAGTAAAAAAACTTATAGAGTTAGATTTGCTTGACTTTGTAGCACTTGATTATAAAGCACCAAAAGAGAAGTTTACACAAATCACCCACTCAAATAAGTATGAAGAATTTTCTAAAACACTTGATTTTCTTATAGAATCAAACACTGCCTTTGAAGCTAGAACAACGTTGCATAGTGATCTTTTAAGTACAGAGGATATAAACTCCATCATCAAAGACCTAAAGCGAAGAGGCTACAAAAACAACTACTACATTCAAAGTTTTTTAGACACCAAGATAAACATCGCAAATCTTAAAGCTCCAACATCAACTTTTGACAAATCTATACTCTTAGATGAACTTAATATCATCTGGCGTTAA
- a CDS encoding nitrite/sulfite reductase, whose translation MQSPEPKLNKRERYKARLKPIEYFKEFEDLDFENLAEGDRFFLQDFGIFTTDFLEDEFTMRLRVPAGRVTTEQFCHIANVVEEYDLTLITTARGGLQLHDLEADDVLAIWKKLNSHKLTTWQSFGDNIRNIVSDVYDGCGAFNVIEAYPIIEKMQDYIVKNPRYVGMLPRRVSIGISGNSASVTSFFANDLYFALAKKDGVYGFKVYMGGKNTEIAEDADIFLLEGEVFDFFKAFVEAFYLHGSRFTRSRTRLFYLIEEIGLDALKAHIQKEYGKPFNSGAEIVLKKRVFLPHEELKDKTFSYCYQTDFARLSVKEIREIADFANKNNVEIRIGIDQNIYLLGLKEKSTPFASPKESSTIIACAGSLCPYSFWSIKDETKYIPLSRIAKHGITVGFSGCIKGCGRHRHTDIGLVGLKTNNFGDTDGGARVFLGAVHTTGKNVGRMLFSMVPFVHLYKTLDLIIDIYELSSFNNFEEFSDNILNKFSEEFLAIWILASLQTNKTLKLEPAGSGFAYEKSLLMTHFSDVDFIEPIDESFSPSISAMAKKLWTVEGEDPTYKPSIDRVKFR comes from the coding sequence ATGCAAAGCCCAGAGCCAAAACTAAATAAACGAGAGAGATACAAAGCAAGACTAAAACCTATAGAGTATTTCAAAGAATTTGAAGATCTTGACTTTGAAAACTTAGCAGAGGGAGATAGATTTTTCCTTCAAGACTTTGGTATCTTTACTACTGACTTTTTAGAAGATGAATTTACTATGCGTCTTCGAGTTCCTGCTGGAAGAGTTACAACTGAGCAGTTTTGCCATATTGCAAATGTGGTTGAGGAGTATGACTTAACTCTTATCACAACTGCAAGAGGTGGTCTACAACTCCACGACCTCGAAGCGGATGATGTCTTAGCAATTTGGAAAAAACTAAACTCTCATAAACTAACCACCTGGCAAAGTTTTGGCGACAATATAAGAAATATAGTAAGCGATGTTTATGATGGTTGTGGAGCTTTTAATGTTATAGAAGCATATCCCATCATAGAAAAGATGCAAGACTATATAGTTAAAAATCCCCGCTATGTTGGTATGTTACCTCGTCGTGTATCTATTGGCATAAGTGGAAATAGTGCAAGTGTTACCTCATTTTTTGCAAATGACCTCTACTTTGCACTTGCAAAAAAAGATGGTGTTTATGGTTTTAAAGTTTACATGGGCGGAAAAAATACAGAGATAGCCGAGGATGCCGACATATTTTTGCTTGAGGGAGAAGTTTTTGACTTCTTTAAAGCTTTTGTAGAAGCTTTTTATCTTCATGGCTCTCGTTTTACAAGATCTAGAACACGTCTTTTTTATCTTATAGAAGAGATAGGGCTAGATGCACTTAAAGCTCACATCCAAAAGGAGTACGGTAAGCCTTTTAATAGCGGTGCGGAGATTGTACTAAAAAAGAGGGTCTTCTTGCCGCATGAAGAGTTAAAAGATAAAACTTTTTCTTACTGCTATCAAACTGACTTTGCAAGACTAAGTGTTAAAGAGATAAGAGAGATAGCTGACTTTGCAAACAAAAACAACGTAGAGATTAGAATAGGTATAGATCAAAATATCTACCTACTTGGATTAAAAGAAAAATCAACTCCATTTGCATCTCCAAAAGAGAGTTCAACCATCATAGCCTGTGCAGGAAGCTTGTGCCCCTACTCTTTTTGGAGCATAAAAGATGAGACAAAGTACATACCACTTAGTCGCATAGCAAAACATGGCATCACAGTTGGTTTTTCAGGCTGTATCAAAGGCTGTGGAAGACATAGACATACTGATATTGGACTTGTTGGACTAAAAACAAATAACTTTGGCGACACAGATGGGGGAGCTAGAGTTTTTCTAGGTGCAGTTCACACAACTGGAAAGAACGTTGGAAGAATGCTCTTTTCTATGGTTCCCTTTGTTCATCTTTATAAAACTCTTGATCTTATTATAGATATCTATGAACTAAGTAGCTTCAATAACTTTGAAGAATTTTCAGACAATATCTTAAACAAGTTCTCAGAGGAGTTTTTAGCTATTTGGATATTGGCGAGTCTGCAAACAAACAAAACACTAAAGTTAGAGCCAGCAGGCTCTGGATTTGCTTATGAAAAGTCTCTTTTAATGACTCACTTTAGTGATGTTGATTTTATAGAACCAATAGATGAGAGTTTTTCACCTTCCATCAGTGCAATGGCAAAAAAACTCTGGACAGTGGAGGGAGAAGACCCAACCTATAAACCAAGCATTGATAGAGTAAAATTTCGCTAA
- the mog gene encoding molybdopterin adenylyltransferase has protein sequence MNKIKIGVITASDRASRGIYEDISGVAIQDTMKEYLKNDFEIVYRCIADEQSLLEKTMKELCDSESCCLVVTTGGTGPALRDVTPEATENVCDKMMPGFGELMRQVSLQYVPTAILSRQSAGIRGKSLIINLPGKPKSIRECLDAVFPAVPYCIDLIEGPYIETNEEVIKAFRPKTK, from the coding sequence ATGAATAAAATAAAAATAGGTGTAATAACAGCGAGTGATAGAGCAAGTAGAGGGATATATGAAGATATCTCAGGCGTGGCAATTCAAGATACTATGAAAGAGTACTTAAAGAATGATTTTGAGATAGTTTATAGATGTATAGCAGATGAGCAAAGCTTGCTAGAGAAGACTATGAAAGAGCTTTGTGATAGTGAGTCTTGCTGCTTGGTAGTGACTACAGGTGGAACAGGGCCAGCACTTCGTGATGTAACTCCAGAGGCAACTGAAAATGTATGCGATAAGATGATGCCAGGCTTTGGTGAACTTATGCGTCAAGTAAGCCTGCAATACGTGCCAACTGCAATTTTATCTCGTCAAAGTGCAGGGATAAGAGGAAAATCTTTGATTATAAATCTTCCGGGAAAACCAAAGTCTATCCGTGAGTGTTTAGATGCAGTATTTCCTGCTGTTCCTTACTGTATAGACCTTATTGAAGGTCCATATATAGAGACTAATGAAGAGGTTATAAAGGCTTTTAGACCAAAGACTAAATAG
- the bioV gene encoding pimelyl-ACP methyl ester esterase BioV, whose protein sequence is MQFFSGFSLQKESYLFKEYINDTKYTVAGFSYGAIKAYEYVQKTLAVKKRVDTLQLLSPAFFQTRDAKFKRLQLLSYTKSEIVYIKQFIKLCFDPYEKKIVEQKKSTKEELEELLNYEWDINGLEKLVQQGVKLEVYLGEKDKIIDVDGAREFFTQVSTVTYIKGANHFLQTK, encoded by the coding sequence ATGCAGTTCTTTAGTGGATTTTCTTTGCAAAAAGAGAGTTATCTCTTTAAAGAGTATATAAATGATACAAAATACACCGTAGCAGGGTTTAGCTATGGAGCTATAAAAGCTTATGAATATGTTCAAAAAACTCTAGCGGTTAAAAAGAGAGTAGATACTCTACAACTTCTATCCCCAGCCTTTTTTCAAACAAGAGATGCAAAGTTTAAGAGACTTCAACTTCTCTCTTACACAAAGAGTGAGATAGTCTATATAAAGCAGTTTATAAAGCTCTGTTTTGATCCTTATGAAAAAAAAATTGTAGAGCAAAAAAAGAGTACAAAAGAAGAGTTAGAAGAGCTGTTAAACTATGAGTGGGATATCAATGGGTTAGAAAAACTTGTGCAACAAGGCGTAAAATTAGAAGTTTATCTAGGTGAAAAAGATAAAATCATAGATGTTGATGGAGCAAGGGAGTTTTTTACTCAAGTCTCTACTGTTACATATATAAAAGGTGCAAATCATTTTTTGCAGACTAAATAA
- a CDS encoding AAA family ATPase produces MPNSKTNKILLYLSSFFIIALVLFAVLRDNSSKITLYEAKKILDNHTVKKVTITKDYVYLKTDNDIYKIASSQVKPEMFINHKVEVGAGSNVIVYILFAVLALGIGSLIFRWWQKRGVIVEGGGVNASRVEIQNAPLEAIKSDVKFSDIGGISDVKIELEEIIDFMKKPTRYKNFGARMPRGVLLIGPPGVGKTMIAKAVAHEAGVPFFYQSGASFVQIYVGMGAKRVHELFLAAKNSAPSIIFIDEIDAVGKKREGVRNDEREATLNQLLTEMDGFEGQSGIIVIAATNKIDVLDSALLRAGRFDRRVFVELPTKKERAAILEKYLSRVPNDLEVMKIAKMTVGFNGAALAALVNEAALLALRQDDKKVNIDHFHQVKDKVMFGKKKLQMLSDKQKAYRVTYQAAKAIVATYFDLPFEKLMLSNEKLTPTVDEPLIKHELESRIKMLLAGVVACGIKYGEHASSAKVDLDEAKELVEKMLKEYGMGETLIYSIEQNEALTSKLHRETKALIEKMSDVMIVVEEKLSEKESITKSDVKEAIDAVL; encoded by the coding sequence ATGCCAAACTCTAAGACAAATAAAATACTACTCTATTTATCATCTTTTTTTATTATCGCTTTGGTACTATTTGCAGTCCTTAGAGACAACTCTTCAAAGATAACCCTCTATGAAGCAAAAAAGATACTTGATAATCATACAGTAAAAAAAGTAACTATTACAAAGGACTATGTATATTTAAAAACTGATAACGATATTTACAAGATAGCATCTTCTCAAGTTAAACCTGAGATGTTTATAAACCATAAAGTTGAAGTCGGTGCTGGTTCTAATGTCATAGTCTATATACTTTTTGCAGTCTTAGCTTTAGGCATAGGCTCACTTATCTTTAGGTGGTGGCAAAAAAGAGGGGTTATTGTTGAAGGTGGTGGAGTTAATGCTTCAAGAGTTGAGATACAAAATGCTCCGCTTGAAGCTATAAAGAGTGATGTAAAGTTTAGTGATATTGGTGGCATTAGCGATGTTAAGATTGAGCTTGAAGAGATTATAGACTTTATGAAAAAGCCCACAAGGTATAAAAATTTTGGTGCTAGGATGCCAAGGGGCGTGCTTTTGATTGGACCTCCGGGTGTTGGTAAAACTATGATAGCAAAGGCAGTTGCGCATGAGGCTGGTGTGCCGTTTTTTTACCAAAGTGGCGCTTCTTTTGTACAGATCTATGTAGGTATGGGAGCAAAAAGGGTTCATGAACTCTTTTTAGCTGCAAAAAACTCAGCACCCTCTATCATTTTTATAGATGAGATAGATGCAGTTGGTAAAAAAAGAGAGGGTGTTAGAAACGATGAGAGAGAAGCTACACTAAATCAGTTACTAACTGAGATGGATGGTTTTGAAGGTCAAAGCGGCATCATAGTTATTGCTGCTACAAACAAGATAGATGTACTAGACTCAGCACTTCTTCGTGCTGGTAGATTTGATAGAAGAGTTTTTGTAGAACTTCCAACAAAAAAAGAGAGGGCAGCTATCTTAGAGAAATACCTAAGCAGAGTACCAAATGACTTAGAAGTCATGAAAATAGCAAAGATGACAGTAGGCTTCAATGGAGCGGCATTAGCTGCACTTGTAAATGAGGCAGCTCTCTTAGCGTTAAGACAAGATGATAAAAAAGTCAATATAGATCACTTCCATCAGGTAAAAGATAAAGTGATGTTTGGAAAGAAAAAGCTTCAGATGCTAAGTGATAAACAAAAGGCCTATAGAGTAACTTACCAAGCTGCAAAAGCAATAGTTGCTACTTACTTTGATCTTCCTTTTGAGAAGTTAATGCTCTCAAATGAAAAGCTAACTCCAACTGTAGATGAGCCACTTATTAAGCATGAGCTTGAATCAAGAATCAAGATGCTTTTAGCTGGAGTTGTTGCTTGTGGTATTAAGTACGGCGAGCATGCAAGTAGTGCTAAGGTTGATTTGGATGAGGCTAAAGAGCTTGTAGAGAAGATGCTAAAAGAGTATGGAATGGGTGAGACTCTTATCTACTCTATTGAGCAAAATGAGGCTCTTACCTCAAAGCTACATAGAGAGACAAAAGCTCTTATAGAGAAAATGTCAGATGTAATGATTGTGGTTGAAGAGAAGCTCTCTGAGAAAGAGAGCATCACAAAGTCAGATGTTAAAGAAGCAATAGATGCAGTTCTTTAG
- the mtaB gene encoding tRNA (N(6)-L-threonylcarbamoyladenosine(37)-C(2))-methylthiotransferase MtaB, which produces MKKVFFKTFGCRTNIYDSQVMMQALKNYEITEVESEAEIIVINSCTVTNGADTHVRSYLSQIEKTSDAKVYLTGCGAHTKGESLLKSGRVHGVFGQSEKLKIESFLQEEKPFYDAGDLNHIDNAVVDDFVGKSRAFIKIQEGCSFRCSYCIIPFVRGDARSMDEARILEQIQRLASNGFGEFILTGTNIGSYGQKTNSSLASLMKKISQIRGVRRIRLGSVEPIQITDEFKEILGESWLERHLHIALQHTSPKMLKLMNRRNVYKHDCELFEELASKGFAIGTDFITGHPGETKELWEEAMQNVRDLPLTHLHAFTYSKRDGTPSATLKPEVNGKLAKERLHELESVVKQKNLEFRSAFSGELEVLLESQKGSLFVGHDQHFNKIVVDSKEDLLGNWVTIQNYEARGEFNHAKL; this is translated from the coding sequence ATGAAAAAAGTATTTTTTAAAACCTTTGGTTGTAGAACAAATATTTATGATTCACAAGTTATGATGCAAGCTTTAAAAAACTACGAGATAACAGAAGTTGAATCTGAGGCTGAGATAATAGTTATAAACTCTTGTACAGTTACAAATGGAGCGGATACTCATGTTCGCTCATACTTAAGCCAAATAGAAAAAACATCAGATGCAAAGGTTTATCTCACTGGATGTGGCGCTCATACAAAAGGCGAGTCACTTCTAAAGAGTGGTAGAGTTCATGGAGTATTTGGACAGAGTGAAAAGCTAAAGATAGAGAGCTTTTTGCAAGAGGAAAAACCATTTTATGATGCTGGAGATTTAAACCATATAGACAATGCAGTTGTTGATGACTTTGTTGGTAAGAGTAGGGCGTTTATAAAGATACAAGAGGGGTGCAGTTTTAGATGTTCATACTGCATCATTCCCTTTGTAAGAGGTGATGCTAGAAGTATGGATGAGGCAAGAATTTTAGAGCAAATCCAGAGACTCGCATCTAATGGTTTTGGAGAGTTTATTTTAACTGGTACAAATATTGGAAGTTATGGACAAAAAACCAATAGCTCACTAGCTTCACTTATGAAAAAAATCTCACAAATTCGTGGAGTTAGACGCATAAGACTAGGTAGTGTTGAGCCTATTCAAATAACAGATGAGTTTAAAGAGATTTTAGGTGAGAGCTGGTTAGAGCGACATCTTCACATCGCACTTCAACACACTTCGCCAAAGATGTTAAAGCTGATGAATAGAAGAAATGTTTATAAGCATGATTGTGAGCTTTTTGAAGAGTTAGCCTCAAAGGGTTTTGCTATTGGAACAGACTTTATAACAGGTCATCCTGGAGAGACTAAAGAGCTATGGGAAGAGGCTATGCAAAATGTAAGAGATCTGCCACTTACGCATCTGCATGCCTTTACATACTCAAAACGAGATGGTACTCCATCAGCAACTCTAAAACCTGAGGTAAATGGTAAGCTTGCAAAAGAACGTCTACATGAGTTAGAATCTGTTGTAAAGCAAAAAAATCTAGAGTTTAGAAGTGCTTTTAGTGGTGAGTTAGAAGTCCTACTAGAGAGTCAAAAAGGCTCTCTCTTTGTAGGACACGACCAACATTTTAACAAGATAGTGGTTGATTCAAAAGAGGACTTACTAGGAAATTGGGTAACTATACAAAACTATGAAGCTAGAGGAGAATTTAATCATGCCAAACTCTAA